The region GCTCGTTACGACGCACGGAGCGACGAACACGTAATTGCCCAGCGTAGAATAGGCCGTAATATAGCAATTCGTCTCCAACTTGCATTTCTGCCCGATCGTGCAGTCATTCTCTATCGCCACGCCGCGTCCGACAATCGTTCTCTCGCCTACCGTGACACGCTCGCGAATCGTTGCGAGATCAGCGACGAATACGTCATTCTCAAGCACCGCACCAGCATAAATAATCGAGGACGTCCCAATGGTACAGCCGTCACCGATAACGACCGGCGGATTCTGCTTTACCTCTTTTAATACAGAGTTCTTTGCTTTTGTCGGCTGCTTACCGATAATGGCATTGTCTTGGATAATAACGTTGTCGCCGATAACACTTCCAGCGTAGATGATTACGTTGTGGCCGATCGTCACATTGTTTCCTAACGCGACCGTATCTTCAATAATGGTGTTCTTTCCGAATAGTACATTCATGCGTTATACTCCTCCTCATCGTAGGGTCAGACATTGATTCTCTTTTATACGGGTACAGCACGTACGCTGCGCTCCGGGATATCCTCTTCAATTACATCCATCAGGCGGAATGCGAGCTTCTTCCACGCATGGTTATTCTCCACATAGGCTCGCCCCTTCTCTCCCATCTCCTGAAGCGCTTGCCGGTTTAGAGAGAGGAATTGCAGCGCATCCGCCATCTGCTGCGCATCATTTACCTTGATGCCTGCACCGGATGTCTCAATCGGCGTCTCCTCAAGCTGGCAGAGCAGCACGGTGGGAAGAGAGGCCGCCATGTAGTCATACATCTTATTTAGACTGAAGCCCCACTTGTAGATTTCCGCATCCTGCATCGAGATGACACCAACATCAGAACGCAGCAAAATCGTAGGGATCTCTTCTTTTTTGACCGGCGGCACG is a window of Aneurinibacillus sp. REN35 DNA encoding:
- a CDS encoding acyltransferase — protein: MNVLFGKNTIIEDTVALGNNVTIGHNVIIYAGSVIGDNVIIQDNAIIGKQPTKAKNSVLKEVKQNPPVVIGDGCTIGTSSIIYAGAVLENDVFVADLATIRERVTVGERTIVGRGVAIENDCTIGQKCKLETNCYITAYSTLGNYVFVAPCVVTSNDNYMARSKERFGKMKGVTVKDGGRIGANAITLPGITIEEDGTVAAGSIVTRDVKQEELVVGIPAKKLRDVPSDQLLRNQE